A stretch of DNA from Thermomicrobiales bacterium:
TCCCAGACATCGTCGACGATCAGGACGGATTTGCCCCGCAGCAGGTCGTCGGAGGGGAACTGCAGGAACGTGGGGCGTTCGAGCGTCTCGCCGATGCCGGTATAGAGTTGTACAGCGGCGACGATGATGTTGCGGATATCGAGGCGTTCGCTGATGAGGCAAGCGGGAATCATGCCGCCGCGGGTGATGACCAGCATGGCGTCGTAGTCGGTTCGGAGCCGACCGGCCAGATCATCAACGTTGCGCTCGATGTCATCCCAACCCAGGATGCGCTTGAGCGGCTCAACTCGAACCTGTTCGGTGTCTGTCATCGCTGCCAGCCTCCGGCCACATGTGCGTGTCGGACTCGTACATCAATGCTACCCGCCCAGCACGGTCTTGCGCTATGATGCGGGTCACAACGCTACAGATGTGCCATAACGTGTATCATGATTGGCTGACGCGGCGTGAGCCGCGCGGTGCCGTGCGTCCACGCCGGCCACACCATTTTGCCGCCACAGAACAGCAACAGGTGAACGACTCGATGGAGCAGAAGCGCGACTATTACGAAGTGCTGGAGGTCTCTCGCACTGCGTCCAGCGACGATATCAAGAAGGCGTATCGCCGTCTTGCCCGCAAATATCATCCAGATATCAACAAGGATGCGGACGCCGAGGAGCGATTCAAGGAAATCAACGAGGCCAATGAGGTCCTGAGCGACGCGGATCGCCGCGCCGCCTATGATCGCTATGGCCACGCAGCGTTTGCCGGGGGCAACGCTGGTGCATCCGGCGATCCATTCGGCTTCGGCGGGTCACCATTTGGCGACCTGTTCGAGACCTTCTTCAGCGGCGGTGGATCAACCGGACGCCGTCAGCGACAGGTGCCGCGCGGCGGCGATATCAAGGCGACGATCTCGCTCGCGTTCGAAGAGGCCGTCTTCGGCGCTGAGAAGGAGATCGAGGTCAATCGCTACGAGCCGTGCGACGACTGCCACGGCACGCGGATGCGCGACGGCGCGACGCCGCAGACCTGTCCGCAGTGCAGCGGTTCTGGTGAAGTTCGGCGTGTCCAGAACACGATCCTGGGCCAGTTCATGACGGCGACGACCTGCGATCGCTGCGGCGGCGAGGGCGTCGTGGTCACTGACCCATGTCCGACGTGTCGTGGACGTGGTCGCCTCTCGAAGGCACGCAAGATCGTCGTGACGGTGCCACCCGGCGTCGATGAGCAATCGACGCTGCGGCTGAGCGGTCAGGGCGAGCAGATTCGCGATGGCGTGCCGGGCAACCTGTTCGTCACGCTGCGCGTGAAGCCGCACCCGACGCTAGGACGCAACGGCAAGCAGATTCTATTCGATCTGCCAGTCACGGTCGCGCAGGCAACGCTTGGCGACGAGATCGACATCCCGTCGGTTGACGGCGATGTTGCGTTCGTGGTGCCGACCGGCACGCAGCCGGGCCAGCAGTTCCGATTGCGCGGTAAAGGCGTGCCTGATGTCCGCGGTGGGGATCGGGGTGATCAGATCGTCACCGTCCACGTCGTCATCCCGCGCGACCTGACGCCTGAGCAGCGATCGCTGTTTGAGCAGCTCGATGCCGAGCTGGGCCGCGATGTGGAGATGCCGAAGGAAAAGGGCTTTTTCGCCCGGATGAAGGACGCGCTCGGCGTCTAGCAGGCCGAAGACACCGCCCGCATGGGCCGCGATAGCCATTTGTTACACTAGAACCAGTCGGTCGCGGGTGGTGAAACGGTATCACAAGGGCCTTTGGAGCCTTTGTTCCAGGTTCGAATCCTGGCCCGCGAACTACCGTCGCCAGGACGGTAGCGCGGGCGACCGTTCAGATCGCGGTGGTGATCGAGGCACTTGGACTCAGACGGTAGTACATCCTCCAACGACGCGGAGGTCCCGGATAGTCAGCCGCCAGTTCGCTCGAATGCGGATGTCGCGGTTGTCGTCCTGACCGCCGGGCGTGGGACGCGTATGCGTTCTGCGCTGCCGAAGGTGCTGCATCCTCTCATCGGCCTGCCAATGATCGAGCACGTGGTTCGCGCCGCCGAGGCGATCGAGCCGGGGCAGGTGATCCTGACACTTGGCCCTACTTCGGAAGCGCTCCGCGAAACCTATGCAGGCCGCGTTGACACGGCCTGGCAGCCGGAGCCGCTCGGCACCGGCGACGCCGCTCGTGTCGCTCTCCCTGTCCTCAACAACACGATCGAATGGGTCATGGTCATCTTCGGTGATCATCCGATCGTCGATGCCGCGACCCTGGCGCACCTGATCGACACGACGCGTGCCGAGGAGCCGATCCTCGCGACGGTCGCTGTCGTGCTCGACGATCCCGGTCCGTATGGGCGGTATCGTCGCGATGGCTCGCGCATCGTCGGCATCGTCGAGGCGCACGAGGACGATCAGACCTACGACGTGCCGATCCCGGTCAACAGCGGCATGTGCTGCATTCGGGCCGACTGGCTGCGCGACAACATCGACCGCCTGACCCGCAGTCCGAAGGGCGAGTACTACCTGACCGAGCTTGTCGCGCTGGCGGCTGGCACCGAGTGGCCGCGCGACCCGGTACGGCTGGTGCTGGCCGAGCCGGAAGTCGCCTGGGGCGTCAATGATCGCAGTGAGCTGGCGCGTGCCGAGCGTGTGCTGCGCGAACGGATCAATCGCGCCCACATGCTGGCCGGAGTGACAATTGTCGACCCGTCGAGCACCTGGATCGATGCTGATGTGCAGATCGGGCAGGACACGCGGATCGAGCCGGGGACGATGCTGCGTGGTCGGACGGTCATCGGAAGTGATTGCCGCATCGGGCCGCAATCAGTCATCGAGGATGCGGTCATCGGCGATCGGGTGGTCGTGCGCGGATCGTGGATTGAGCAGTCGGAGGTCGGCAGCGACACCGACATCGGCCCGTACTCGCACCTGCGCCCGGCGACGCGGATTGCACCGCACGTGCATATCGGCAACTTCGTCGAGATGAAGAACGCGCAGGTCGGCTCGGGCACCCAGGTCGGCCATGTCAGCTACCTCGGCGATGCCGAAGTCGGCGAGCGGGTCAACATCGGTGCCGGCACGATCACCTGCAATTTCGATGGCGAGAAGAAGAACCGCACGACGATCGGCGACGACGTCTTCGTCGGCAGTGACACGATGCTGGTTGCGCCAGTCGAGCTGGGCGACGGCAGTCGCACCGGCGCGGGATCGGTCGTGACGAAGCCGGTTGAGCCCGGCAAGCTGGTCGTTGGCATCCCAGCCCGACCAATCAGAAGAACAACCCGCCCGGCGGAACCGGACGCCGAGCCAGGCACAGAGTAAAGAGCTGAAGGGGAGCATGGACGGACGGCTGCAGGTCTTCGCGGGGAATGGCAATCGCGCGCTCGCTGAGCGCATTATGGGCGAGCTCGAATCGTCGCTGGGCCGCGCAACAGTCGATTCCTGGCGCAACGGCGAGACACGCGTCAAGCTGGAGGAGAACGTCCGCGGGTCGGATGTCTTCGTCATCCAGTCGCTGTCGAATCCGGTCAATCACCATCTGGTCGAGCTGCTGATCATGATCGACGCGATTCGCCGTGCGTCGGCGTCGCGCGTCACTGCGGTCATCCCCTACTACGCCTACGCCCGGCAGGAGAAGAAGACGAGTGGTCGCGAGCCGATCAGCGCCAAGATGGTGGCGAATCTGCTGGTGACCGCCGGAGTCGATCGTGTGCTGACACTCGACCTGCATGCGCCCGCGATCGAGGGGTTCTTCGACATCCCGGTCGATCATCTGCGAGCCACGCCGCTGCTGGCCTCCTACTTTCGCCGCCTCGATCCGGACGGCATCGTCGCAGTCAGCCCGGACTCCGGCGGCGTCGGGCGAGCGCAGGAGTTCCGCCTGCGGGCCGGTGGCGGGCTGGCAATCATCGCCAAGAATCGCCCGGCGCCGGACGACACCGAGGTGATCGAGATGGTCGGCGATGTCGAGGGCAAGACGGCGGTGCTGGTCGACGACATGATCTCGACCGGCAGTACGCTGGTGCAGGCTGCCGAGATGCTGAAGCAGCGCGGCGCTGCCGCTGTGCATGCCGCCGCGGTGCATCCGGTGTTCGCTGGCGATGCGATGCGGATCATCAATGACTCGCCGATCGAGCGTGTGATTGTCACCGATTCGTTGCCGCTGCCGGATGGGCCATGCAGCTCGAAGGTCGAGGTATTGACGGTCGCGCCGCTGCTGGCCGAAGCCATCATGCGCATCCACAAGGATCTATCCATTAGCGCGTTGTTCAGCTGACCGCGCGAACGTCCTAGCTGGAGAGGGCTGTTTGAGTACCAACCAATGGATCGAGCTAGCTATCGCCGCCGTCGCGTTACTGACCTCGGCGGTCGCTTCTGGTCGAACTGAGCCTTGTTGCCGTTAGCCGCGTCGACATCCGTCGACTTTTCGACATCCGGCTCTCGCGCGAAGACGCAATTGCGATCGAGCGCACCCAACGGCTCCGCGCAGCCGTCCTGCTGATCGAGGTCCTGACCGCAGCGCTCGCTGCGGCCCTGTTCACCTGGGTATTTGCCGACCTGTTCGGCACCAACGGGTTGCTGTGGGGGCTGGTCGCCGCCCTCGGGTTGCTGCTCGTCGTCGGGCGCATGATCCCGCGCATGCTGTCGTCCGAGGAATCCGCCGGTGAGAACGACGCGCCCCACAAGGTCGGTCGGATCATGGCGATGATCTTCTTCCCGATCGTCCGTCCGGTCGAGTGGATCGTCAGCCTGTTCAGTCGTTCGAAGCGCCGACGGGCCGATGTCGACGACATTGACGACGACACCGCAGAATCAAACGGCAGCCAGCACACGCAGGAGTGGGACCGCACCGACCCGTACCCGATTGAAGAGGCCGAGCAGGACATGATCTCCGGCATTCTCCACCTTGAGGAGGTGACAGCGCGGCAGATCATGGTGCCTCGGATCGACATCGTGGCTGTGGCGCGCGACACGTCGCTCTCTGAGGCGGTCGATGTCGCGATCGGTGCCGGGCATTCTCGTATCCCCGTTTTCGGGCGAAACATGGACGAGATTCTGGGTGTGATCTATGCGAAGGATTTGCTGACCTACGTCAACGAATCGCACGAGGGCATCACGGTCGAGACACGCATGCGACCGGCCTATTTCGTGCCCGAGTCGAAGCGCGTTGACGACCTGCTTCATGAGCTGCAGCAACAGAAGATCCATCTCGCCGTCGTCGTTGATGAGTACGGCGGCACAGCCGGTGTCGTCACCATCGAGGACATCCTTGAGGAGATTGTCGGCGAGATTCAGGACGAGTACGACCGCGAGACGCCGCCGTTCGAGGTGGTCAGCGACGACGAACTGGTGGTCGATGGCCGGCTGACGATCGACGATCTGTGCGACGAGATGGACCTCGAATGGCCAGGGCCACAGTCCGGCACCGTCGGCGGATTCATCCAGCGCCAGCTCGGGCGCATCCCGGCGCGGGGCGAGCAGGTTGAGGTCAATGGCGTGCGGCTGACGGTGCTGCATGTTGAGCATCGCCGCGTGCGCAAGGTGCGCGTAGAGCGGCTGTCCGAGTTCAACGACATCGGTGTCTTCGAACACGGCGCGACGGCACAGCCGATCGATCAGGCGTGAGCCGTTCGCTGATCGAACACCACGAGTCGCTGCCGTCGACGATGGACCGCGCCCGTGTGCTGGCCGAGCAGGGCGCTCCGGGCGGCACGGTCGTCGTCGCAGACTTTCAGTCGGCCGGACGGGGCACACGCGGTCGCGTCTGGCAAGCGCCGCCAGGCTCGTGCCTGATGTTCACGCTGGTCGCGCGTCCGTGCCTTGAGCCGTCAGCGTTGTCCGATCTGCCGGCAGCCGTGGGTGCGTCGATCGCTCGCTACCTTCAGGATGCGCTGCAACTCGACTGCACAGTCAAGCCGCCGAACGACATCATGATCGGAGGCCGCAAGCTGTGCGGCGTGCTCTGCACGTCGAAGATCGTCGGCGAGCGGGTTGAGTACGTGCTGTGCGGCATCGGGCTGAACTCGCGGATGACGACGGAGCAACTGCCGCTGGAGACGGCAACGAGCATTCGGGTCGCGCTGGGGCACTGCCCGGACCACGAAACGCTGCTCGACGGGCTGCTGGCGACGCTGGGATGGCTGGTGGAGCAGGCGTCTGGCTGAAATGCGCGCAGAGACAGGGGATCGCGCATATCCCGTACAATTGACATGATACAGATGAATGCCACGACCGGCATGAGACGTTTGGGATGGTTCCGTCGGCCCGGAGGCAGGGGAACAGAGGCAGGGAGCGCATGGATTTCAGGCTAACTGACGAGCAGATCCAGGTTCGCGATATGGTCCGCGAGTTCGCCGAGAGCGAAGTCGCGCCATACATCCAGCAGTGGGAAGCCACGGGTGAGTTCCACCCCGAAGTTTTGCAGAAGATGGGCGAGCTCGGGATTCTGGGCCTGCCGATCCCCGAGCGCTACGGCGGCGGCGGATTTGACTACGTGTCGTTCGCGCTGGCTTGCGAAGAGCTGGAGCGTGTCGATACGTTCCTGCGCGTCATCATGAGCGTTCACGTCGGGCTGAACAGCCTGGCGATGCATCAGTGGGCGACCGAAGAGCAGAAGATGCGCTGGCTCAAGCCGCAGGCCGAGGGCACCAAGTACGCCACGTTCGGCCTGACCGAGCCGGGCGCAGGTTCCGACGCGGGCAACATCGCCTCGACGGCGGTTCGCGACGGCGACTCGTACATCCTCAATGGCGAGAAGATGTGGATTTCGCTGGCCGATGTGGCCGATCACTTCCTCGTCTTCGCCAGCCTCGACCGCTCCAAGAAGCACCACGGCCTGTCGGCGTTCGTTCTCGAGCGCGGCATGGAGGGCTTCACCACCGGATCGATCAAGGGCAAGATGGGCGTCCGCGCCGGTAACACCGGCTGGCTGGCGTTCAACAACGTCCGCGTCCCGGTCGAGAACCGCATCGGCGAAGAGGGCGAAGGCTTCAAGATCGCCATGTCCTGCATCGACCAGGGCCGCTTCACGGTCGGCGCTGGTGCGGTTGGTCTGATTCAGGCCAGCCTCGATGCCAGCGTGAAGTACTGCCACGAGCGCGAGGCGTTCGGGCAGGAGATCGGCCAGTTCCAGCTTGTCCAGCAGAAGATCGCGCACATGGTCGCTGGTCTTGAGGCGTCGCGGCTGCTCATCATGCAGGCCGCCGAGCTGAAGAACCGCGGCATCCGCAACACGCGTGAGACCTCGCTGGCCAAGTGGTACGCCTGCGATGAGGCACTCAAGGCTGCCGACGAGGCGATCCAGGTACACGGCGCTTATGGCTACTCGAACGAGTATCCAGTCGAGCGCTACTACCGCAACGCCCGCGGCGCGGTGATCTACGAAGGCACGCGCGAGATTCACCAGCTGATGCAGGCGTCGTACGCGCTGGGCTATCGCGTTGACAAGCCGCTGCGCTGCCCGCAGCCGCCGGCCCAGGCGTGGGAGGAATCGCCGGAGCTAGTCAAGGCCTGATCGTCGGCCGTCCTTCGCAACAAGTCGTCGCACTCGGACGGCCAGCCAACCCGGCTGGCCGTTCCTACGTTCAGGCCCGGTGCAAGCGGGCAGAAAGGATCGGCAACGTCATGGGACGGACTGTCATTCTCGGTGGCGCAAGGACGCCGTTTGGCCGAATGAATGGCGCGCTGGCGAGCAAGACTGCGGTTGAGCTCGGCGCAGTCGCCGGAACAGCGGCAATCGAGCGATCGGGCGTCACCAACGACGACATCAAGCACATCATTATGGGGCAGGTGCTGCAGGCCGGTGCTGGCATGAACCCGGCACGACAGGTCGGCTTCAAGATCGGCCTCGATCGCGAAGTCACCGCCGACACGATCAACAAGGTCTGCGGCAGCGGCATGCGGGCGGTGGCGTTGGCCGACCTGATGATCCGCTCCGGCGAGACGTCGGTCGTGCTGGCCGGTGGCATGGAGAGCATGTCGAACGCACCGTATGCGCTCGACAAGGCCCGCTCCGGCTACCGCATGGGCGACGGCGCGCTTCTCGACCTGATGATCCACGACGGCCTCACCTGCGCGGTTGCCGGCGTGCACATGGGCATCCACGGCTCGAACGTGGCTGCCGAGAACGAGTGCAGCCGCGAGCAGCAGGACGCGTTCGCGCTGCGTAGCCACCAGCGCGCAGTCGCTGCGATCGAGTCCGGCAGCCTCGGTGAGGAGATCGTGCCGGTTGAGCTGAAGGATCGCCGTGGGAACGTGACGCTTGTCGAGCGCGATGAGTCGCCACGCGCCGACACGTCTGCCGAGGCGCTGGCGAAGCTGCGACCGGCGTTCGATCCGCAGGGCTCAGTAACGGCAGGCAACGCGCCGGGCGTGAACGATGGCGGCGCTGCGCTGGTCGTCACCAGCGAAGAGGAAGCCGCTGCCCGAGGGCTGAAGCCGCTGGCCACAATCATCGCGACCGGCACGTCGGCGTGGGATGTCCCCTATCTGGCGTACGTCCCGGAGATGGCGGCGCGCAACGCGCTAAGCAAGGCGGGTCTGTCGCTGGAGGATATGAGCGTCATCGAGATCAACGAGGCGTTTGCCAGCGTCGCGCTCATTTCATCGGCGCGGCTGGGAATCGATGCGAACTCCGATCTGGTCAATCCCAACGGTGGTGCCATCGCACTCGGTCATCCGGTTGGCGCGTCCGGCGCGCGGTTGATCCTGACGATGGCGCATGAGCTGAAGCGACGCGGCGGCGGCTACGGCCTTGCAGCCATCTGCTCCGGCCTGGCCCAGGGCGACGCCATGATCATCAAGGTTGATGCGTAGGAGGCGGACAAAGTGGTTGTTGGGGCGCATTGTATACGCCCGTGCAGCGCCACATCCGTGCGAAAAACAACATTCCTGGTTGTGAAGGAGATCCAATTGCCGAGGCCATTGCGTCCAATTCATGGCGTGTTCCCGAAGATTGCCGATGATGTGTTCGTCGCGGATAACGCGATCATCACCGGCGATGTCGAGATTGGCGCGGGGTCGAGCGTCTGGTTTGGCGTCGTCATGCGCGGCGATAACGCGCCAATCCGGATTGGTGAACGCACGAACATCCAGGACGGCACGATCATTCACGTTGACGCAGACGCGCCGGTTTCGATCGGGAACAATGTGACCATCGGCCACCGCGCGATCATCCATGGCACAACGATTGGTGACGGCGTGCAGGTTGGCATGGGGTCTGTCATTCTGTCGCGATCAGTTGTCGAACGCGAATCCATGGTGGGGGCGAGCGCACTCGTGCCGGAGGGCGCTGTTGTCGAGAGCGGCACGGTTGTCATGGGAGTACCAGCAAAGCCGCGCCGAGCGCTCTCGGAGACTGAACGCGCGCGCGTGCTCAAAGCAGCGGCGCATTACGCCGAGCTGGCCCAGGAGTATCGCGCACTGCAGGACGCGGCCGACGCGGACTGAACAAGCTTGTGGCGGACACAGGAGGAGACATGGCAGTCAACATCGAACGCGACAATGGGGTCGCAATCGTCACGATGAGCCGGCCGGAGGCGCTGAACGCCTTCAACACGGAGCAACTGAAGGCGCTGCGATCGGCCGTCGACGAGGTCGCGGCCGATCGCTCGATCCGTTGCGCGATCCTGACCGGCGAGGGGCGGGCATTCGCAGCCGGAGCGGACATCAAGGAGATGGCGGCCAAGTCGCCGCAGGAGGCGCTGGCGTTCGGCAACCTCGGCCACGGTATCGGCATCGCCATCAACGAAGCGCCACAGCCGTGGATCGCCGCCGTCAATGGCCACGCGCTGGGCGGTGGTTGCGAGATCGCGCTGGCCTGCGACATCCGCCTGGCCAGCGAGACAGCGACACTCGGGCAGCCGGAGGTGAGCCTCGGCATCCTGCCGGGCTGGGGCGCAACGCAGCGACTGACGCGGCTAGTCGGACCCGGAGTTGCCAGCGAGCTGATCTTCTCCGGGCGACGATTGAAGGCGGCTGAGGCGGCGGCCATCGGGCTGGT
This window harbors:
- a CDS encoding hemolysin family protein — encoded protein: MRLSREDAIAIERTQRLRAAVLLIEVLTAALAAALFTWVFADLFGTNGLLWGLVAALGLLLVVGRMIPRMLSSEESAGENDAPHKVGRIMAMIFFPIVRPVEWIVSLFSRSKRRRADVDDIDDDTAESNGSQHTQEWDRTDPYPIEEAEQDMISGILHLEEVTARQIMVPRIDIVAVARDTSLSEAVDVAIGAGHSRIPVFGRNMDEILGVIYAKDLLTYVNESHEGITVETRMRPAYFVPESKRVDDLLHELQQQKIHLAVVVDEYGGTAGVVTIEDILEEIVGEIQDEYDRETPPFEVVSDDELVVDGRLTIDDLCDEMDLEWPGPQSGTVGGFIQRQLGRIPARGEQVEVNGVRLTVLHVEHRRVRKVRVERLSEFNDIGVFEHGATAQPIDQA
- a CDS encoding gamma carbonic anhydrase family protein; amino-acid sequence: MPRPLRPIHGVFPKIADDVFVADNAIITGDVEIGAGSSVWFGVVMRGDNAPIRIGERTNIQDGTIIHVDADAPVSIGNNVTIGHRAIIHGTTIGDGVQVGMGSVILSRSVVERESMVGASALVPEGAVVESGTVVMGVPAKPRRALSETERARVLKAAAHYAELAQEYRALQDAADAD
- a CDS encoding biotin--[acetyl-CoA-carboxylase] ligase; amino-acid sequence: MSRSLIEHHESLPSTMDRARVLAEQGAPGGTVVVADFQSAGRGTRGRVWQAPPGSCLMFTLVARPCLEPSALSDLPAAVGASIARYLQDALQLDCTVKPPNDIMIGGRKLCGVLCTSKIVGERVEYVLCGIGLNSRMTTEQLPLETATSIRVALGHCPDHETLLDGLLATLGWLVEQASG
- a CDS encoding acetyl-CoA C-acetyltransferase; amino-acid sequence: MGRTVILGGARTPFGRMNGALASKTAVELGAVAGTAAIERSGVTNDDIKHIIMGQVLQAGAGMNPARQVGFKIGLDREVTADTINKVCGSGMRAVALADLMIRSGETSVVLAGGMESMSNAPYALDKARSGYRMGDGALLDLMIHDGLTCAVAGVHMGIHGSNVAAENECSREQQDAFALRSHQRAVAAIESGSLGEEIVPVELKDRRGNVTLVERDESPRADTSAEALAKLRPAFDPQGSVTAGNAPGVNDGGAALVVTSEEEAAARGLKPLATIIATGTSAWDVPYLAYVPEMAARNALSKAGLSLEDMSVIEINEAFASVALISSARLGIDANSDLVNPNGGAIALGHPVGASGARLILTMAHELKRRGGGYGLAAICSGLAQGDAMIIKVDA
- the glmU gene encoding bifunctional UDP-N-acetylglucosamine diphosphorylase/glucosamine-1-phosphate N-acetyltransferase GlmU yields the protein MDSDGSTSSNDAEVPDSQPPVRSNADVAVVVLTAGRGTRMRSALPKVLHPLIGLPMIEHVVRAAEAIEPGQVILTLGPTSEALRETYAGRVDTAWQPEPLGTGDAARVALPVLNNTIEWVMVIFGDHPIVDAATLAHLIDTTRAEEPILATVAVVLDDPGPYGRYRRDGSRIVGIVEAHEDDQTYDVPIPVNSGMCCIRADWLRDNIDRLTRSPKGEYYLTELVALAAGTEWPRDPVRLVLAEPEVAWGVNDRSELARAERVLRERINRAHMLAGVTIVDPSSTWIDADVQIGQDTRIEPGTMLRGRTVIGSDCRIGPQSVIEDAVIGDRVVVRGSWIEQSEVGSDTDIGPYSHLRPATRIAPHVHIGNFVEMKNAQVGSGTQVGHVSYLGDAEVGERVNIGAGTITCNFDGEKKNRTTIGDDVFVGSDTMLVAPVELGDGSRTGAGSVVTKPVEPGKLVVGIPARPIRRTTRPAEPDAEPGTE
- a CDS encoding ribose-phosphate pyrophosphokinase, producing MDGRLQVFAGNGNRALAERIMGELESSLGRATVDSWRNGETRVKLEENVRGSDVFVIQSLSNPVNHHLVELLIMIDAIRRASASRVTAVIPYYAYARQEKKTSGREPISAKMVANLLVTAGVDRVLTLDLHAPAIEGFFDIPVDHLRATPLLASYFRRLDPDGIVAVSPDSGGVGRAQEFRLRAGGGLAIIAKNRPAPDDTEVIEMVGDVEGKTAVLVDDMISTGSTLVQAAEMLKQRGAAAVHAAAVHPVFAGDAMRIINDSPIERVIVTDSLPLPDGPCSSKVEVLTVAPLLAEAIMRIHKDLSISALFS
- a CDS encoding acyl-CoA dehydrogenase family protein, coding for MDFRLTDEQIQVRDMVREFAESEVAPYIQQWEATGEFHPEVLQKMGELGILGLPIPERYGGGGFDYVSFALACEELERVDTFLRVIMSVHVGLNSLAMHQWATEEQKMRWLKPQAEGTKYATFGLTEPGAGSDAGNIASTAVRDGDSYILNGEKMWISLADVADHFLVFASLDRSKKHHGLSAFVLERGMEGFTTGSIKGKMGVRAGNTGWLAFNNVRVPVENRIGEEGEGFKIAMSCIDQGRFTVGAGAVGLIQASLDASVKYCHEREAFGQEIGQFQLVQQKIAHMVAGLEASRLLIMQAAELKNRGIRNTRETSLAKWYACDEALKAADEAIQVHGAYGYSNEYPVERYYRNARGAVIYEGTREIHQLMQASYALGYRVDKPLRCPQPPAQAWEESPELVKA
- a CDS encoding enoyl-CoA hydratase-related protein yields the protein MAVNIERDNGVAIVTMSRPEALNAFNTEQLKALRSAVDEVAADRSIRCAILTGEGRAFAAGADIKEMAAKSPQEALAFGNLGHGIGIAINEAPQPWIAAVNGHALGGGCEIALACDIRLASETATLGQPEVSLGILPGWGATQRLTRLVGPGVASELIFSGRRLKAAEAAAIGLVNAVYPSDVLMDKAREMAAAIAANSPTAVTASKRMIALAYDGPLAQGLAREAETFALSFGTADQREGMAAFVEKRPAEFTGETD
- the dnaJ gene encoding molecular chaperone DnaJ yields the protein MEQKRDYYEVLEVSRTASSDDIKKAYRRLARKYHPDINKDADAEERFKEINEANEVLSDADRRAAYDRYGHAAFAGGNAGASGDPFGFGGSPFGDLFETFFSGGGSTGRRQRQVPRGGDIKATISLAFEEAVFGAEKEIEVNRYEPCDDCHGTRMRDGATPQTCPQCSGSGEVRRVQNTILGQFMTATTCDRCGGEGVVVTDPCPTCRGRGRLSKARKIVVTVPPGVDEQSTLRLSGQGEQIRDGVPGNLFVTLRVKPHPTLGRNGKQILFDLPVTVAQATLGDEIDIPSVDGDVAFVVPTGTQPGQQFRLRGKGVPDVRGGDRGDQIVTVHVVIPRDLTPEQRSLFEQLDAELGRDVEMPKEKGFFARMKDALGV